CCACCCATGGCAGCACAGCAGTTGAAATCCGGAGAGTCGTCGTCGAAAGTTCTCGAACAGCTCCGAGGCAAGCACGTCCTGATTACCGGCACGACCGGGTTTCTGGGCAAAGTTGTTCTTGAAAAACTGATCCGGGCCGTTCCGGACATTGGCGGCATTCACCTGTTGATCCGGGGTAATAAACGACACCCGGACGCCCGTGGCCGCTTTCTCGATGAAATCGCGACGTCTTCGGTCTTCGAGCGTTTGCGTCATGATGACAATGAAGCCTTCGAAACCTTCGTGGAGGAACGGGTTCACTGTGTCACCGGCGAAGTGACCGAGCCCATGTTTGGCCTGTCCCCCAGTCAGTTCCGCCAGTTAGCCAACGGTATCGACGCCATTATCAACTCCGCTGCCAGCGTGAATTTCCGCGAGGAACTGGACAAGGCCCTGGCCATCAACACCCGCTGCCTCGACAACGTGGCCGAGCTGGCTCGCCAGAACAGCAATCTCTCGGTCCTTCAGGTATCCACCTGTTACGTCAACGGGATGAACGCCGGGCAGGTTACCGAATCGGTCATCAAACCCGCCGGAGAGCCTCTTCCCAGGAATCCTGAGGGCTACTACGAGATTGACGAGCTGGTGCGCCTGCTCGAAGACAAGATTGCCGATGTCCGCTCCCGTTACTCCGGCAAGATGCTGGAGAAAAAACTGGTGGATCTGGGCATCCGGGAAGCCAACCGCTACGGCTGGAGCGACACCTACACCTTTACCAAGTGGCTCGGCGAACAGTTGCTGATGAAGGCCCTGTCAGGCCGCTCCCTGACGATTGTACGCCCCTCGATTATTGAGAGTGCGCTGGAAGAGCCGGCGCCGGGCTGGATTGAAGGCGTGAAGGTCGCGGATGCCATCATCCTCGCCTACGCCCGTGAGAAAGTGACGCTGTTTCCGGGCAAACGCTCCGGCGTCATTGATGTCATTCCGGTGGATCTGGTGGCCAATGCCATCATCCTGTCCCTGGCCGAGGCACTTTCCGAGCCGGCAGGGCAGCGCATTTACCAGTGTTGCAGTGGCAGTTCCAATCCGATCTCCCTTGGCGAATTCATCGATCATCTGATGGTGGAGGCCAAAACCAGTTACGCCGAATACGATCAGCTGTTTTACCGTCAGCCCTCCAAACCCTTTGTTGCGGTCAACCGGAAACTGTTCGATGCGGTGGTCGGTGGTGTCCGTGTTCCGCTCAGCATTACCGGCCGGGTCCTGAAAATGCTGGGGCACAGTCGTGAACTGAAGGCCCTCAAGAACCTGGATACGACCCGATCGTTGGCCACCATCTTTGGTTTCTACACGGCACCAAACTACATCTTCCGGAACGACGAGCTGTTGTCCCTGTCTTCCCGTATGGGCGATGTCGACCGTGTCCTGTTTCCGGTGGATGCCCGCCAGATCGACTGGAGCGTGTACCTGCGCAAGATTCACCTGGCTGGCCTGAACCGCTACGCCCTCAAGGAACGCAAGCTCTACAGCCTGCGCTCGGTGAAGGCTCGCAAGAAAGCGGCGTAAGCCGCCATAATCGCCAGACCTGCAAGGCCCGGTCCAGTCGGATCGGGCCCCTTTTATGGTTCCTGCCCCGACGTTGCCCGACCTGAGGCGCCGTTCCCCGTTTTCCGAACGGCCAGTTGCGAACAGGCCCTTTACGGCTATCCTTAAAAAAGCTTCTCGTTAGACGCAATTAGTGATTGATTGTTGGCAGATTGCCGAATGTTTTCGGCTAAAAGTTCAGCCACATTAGGACGTTAGTCTAATTCATTGTTCAGTCGCTCACATGTTGAACTACGGCTATCCGTCTTATAAGGCCGGCACAGGCCTCTTCGTTCTGTATTCCAATAACCGACAATGACAACAGACTCTGACTAAAGGGGGAGCACAATGACCGATAAACAGGTTTATCCGGTAAGCCCGGACGTGGCCAAACGGGCCTTGCTGAATCGGGAACAATACGAAGACATGTATCGTCAGTCCGTCGAGGACCCGGATGCGTTCTGGGGGGAGCACGGCAAGCGCCTGGAATGGATCAA
This region of Marinobacter arenosus genomic DNA includes:
- a CDS encoding fatty acyl-CoA reductase encodes the protein MAAQQLKSGESSSKVLEQLRGKHVLITGTTGFLGKVVLEKLIRAVPDIGGIHLLIRGNKRHPDARGRFLDEIATSSVFERLRHDDNEAFETFVEERVHCVTGEVTEPMFGLSPSQFRQLANGIDAIINSAASVNFREELDKALAINTRCLDNVAELARQNSNLSVLQVSTCYVNGMNAGQVTESVIKPAGEPLPRNPEGYYEIDELVRLLEDKIADVRSRYSGKMLEKKLVDLGIREANRYGWSDTYTFTKWLGEQLLMKALSGRSLTIVRPSIIESALEEPAPGWIEGVKVADAIILAYAREKVTLFPGKRSGVIDVIPVDLVANAIILSLAEALSEPAGQRIYQCCSGSSNPISLGEFIDHLMVEAKTSYAEYDQLFYRQPSKPFVAVNRKLFDAVVGGVRVPLSITGRVLKMLGHSRELKALKNLDTTRSLATIFGFYTAPNYIFRNDELLSLSSRMGDVDRVLFPVDARQIDWSVYLRKIHLAGLNRYALKERKLYSLRSVKARKKAA